From the genome of Catenulispora sp. EB89, one region includes:
- a CDS encoding arginine repressor, with translation MSEATVPQTRTARHQRIALLLERHSVRSQAELGRLLAEDGLSVTQATLSRDLDELGAVRVRDGAGNLVYAIPAEGGDRTPVAAQSEPVFEHRLHRLLGELLVSAEASANLVVVRTPPGAAQFMASAFDKASIPEILGSIAGDDTVLLISREPDGGAALAAKLLAAAEN, from the coding sequence ATGAGCGAAGCCACCGTCCCGCAGACCCGCACCGCGCGCCACCAGCGGATCGCGCTGCTGTTGGAGCGGCACTCCGTGCGCTCCCAGGCCGAGCTGGGCCGGCTGCTGGCCGAGGACGGCCTGTCCGTCACTCAGGCCACGCTGTCGCGGGACCTCGACGAGCTCGGCGCGGTCCGGGTGCGCGACGGTGCCGGGAACCTGGTGTACGCGATCCCGGCCGAGGGCGGCGACCGCACGCCGGTGGCCGCGCAGTCCGAGCCGGTGTTCGAGCACCGGCTGCACCGGCTGCTGGGGGAGCTGCTGGTCAGCGCGGAGGCGTCGGCGAACCTGGTGGTCGTGCGCACGCCGCCGGGGGCCGCGCAGTTCATGGCCAGCGCTTTCGACAAGGCCTCGATCCCGGAGATCCTGGGCAGCATCGCCGGCGACGACACGGTGCTGCTGATCAGCCGGGAGCCCGACGGCGGCGCGGCGCTGGCCGCGAAACTGCTGGCCGCGGCCGAGAACTGA
- the argF gene encoding ornithine carbamoyltransferase, producing MVRHFLRDDDLSPAEQKRVLDLAIAFKKAPLDHQVLSGPRAVAVIFDKPSTRTRVSFSVGVAQLGGYPLVIDSGSSQLGRGEEIGDTARVLERQVAAIVWRTFSQARIEELAAVSSVPVVNALTDDFHPCQILADLQTVREHKGRLAGLTMTYLGDAANNMANSYLLGGATAGMHVRVCGPAEYLPRPDIVADAERVAEATGGSVTVSTDVAEACAGADVLVTDTWVSMGQEDEKAARVEVFKPYALDEAALALGAPDAIVLHCLPAYRGYEIAASVIDGPQSVVWDEAENRLHAQKALLAFLLESSS from the coding sequence ATGGTCCGCCACTTCCTCCGCGACGACGACCTGAGCCCCGCCGAACAGAAGCGGGTCCTGGACCTGGCCATCGCGTTCAAGAAGGCCCCGCTGGACCACCAGGTCCTGTCCGGGCCGCGGGCGGTCGCCGTCATCTTCGACAAGCCCTCCACCCGTACCCGCGTCTCCTTCAGCGTCGGCGTCGCCCAGCTCGGCGGCTACCCGCTGGTCATCGACTCCGGCAGCAGCCAGCTCGGCCGCGGCGAGGAGATCGGCGACACCGCGCGGGTGCTGGAGCGGCAGGTCGCGGCGATCGTGTGGCGGACCTTCAGCCAGGCCCGGATCGAGGAGCTGGCCGCGGTGTCCTCGGTGCCGGTCGTCAACGCCCTGACCGACGACTTCCACCCCTGCCAGATCCTCGCCGACCTGCAGACGGTGCGCGAACACAAGGGCCGGCTGGCCGGGCTCACCATGACCTACCTCGGCGACGCCGCCAACAACATGGCGAACTCCTACCTGCTCGGCGGCGCCACCGCCGGCATGCACGTGCGGGTCTGCGGACCCGCGGAGTACCTGCCCCGGCCCGACATCGTCGCCGACGCCGAGCGCGTCGCGGAGGCCACCGGCGGCTCGGTAACGGTGAGCACCGACGTCGCCGAGGCCTGCGCCGGGGCCGACGTCCTGGTCACCGACACCTGGGTGTCCATGGGCCAGGAGGACGAGAAGGCGGCGCGCGTCGAGGTCTTCAAGCCCTACGCCCTGGACGAGGCCGCGCTGGCGCTCGGCGCCCCGGACGCGATAGTCCTTCACTGCCTCCCGGCGTATCGGGGCTATGAGATAGCGGCTTCGGTGATCGACGGCCCGCAGAGCGTGGTGTGGGACGAGGCGGAGAACAGGCTCCACGCGCAGAAGGCCCTACTCGCTTTCCTGTTGGAGTCCTCCTCATGA
- a CDS encoding dual specificity protein phosphatase family protein produces the protein MRTKRRDPDDEYGDDSPREPWSEVAPGLWMGGHVYTAVDGISTRAIVTDQFDVVYSLTQKEGYGPAPGVEHHVLRIPDDVLTAQQIRDVEEFAASAASDYIAGRHVLVRCWAGMNRSGLVVAEVLIQSGYTAADAIAMIRKYRSPAALSNESFVAYLETGLGLAAELSGLWSG, from the coding sequence TTGCGGACCAAGAGGCGGGATCCCGACGACGAGTACGGGGACGACTCACCGCGTGAGCCATGGTCAGAGGTGGCGCCGGGGCTGTGGATGGGGGGCCACGTCTACACGGCCGTCGACGGGATCTCGACGAGGGCCATCGTCACCGATCAGTTCGATGTGGTCTACAGCCTGACGCAGAAGGAGGGCTACGGACCTGCCCCGGGGGTGGAGCACCATGTGCTGCGCATACCCGACGACGTGCTGACCGCTCAGCAGATCCGCGACGTCGAGGAGTTCGCGGCGTCGGCGGCCTCGGACTACATCGCGGGGCGGCATGTGCTGGTGCGGTGTTGGGCCGGGATGAACCGCTCTGGGTTGGTGGTCGCAGAGGTACTCATACAGAGCGGCTATACGGCGGCGGACGCTATAGCGATGATCCGGAAGTACCGTTCGCCAGCCGCGCTGAGCAACGAGTCCTTTGTGGCGTACCTGGAGACCGGGCTCGGGCTCGCGGCCGAACTGTCGGGGCTGTGGAGCGGTTGA
- the argH gene encoding argininosuccinate lyase has product MSNPAPKSQLWGSRFSGGPSEALAALSASVHFDWRLARYDLAGSRAHARVLNRAGLLSAEDLAAMLAGLDALEADVVSGAFVATVADEDCHTALERGLIEKLGAELGGRLRAGRSRNDQIATLGRMFLRDHARQIASLVADLEQALIDQASAHMDVAMPGRTHLQHAQPVLFAHHILAHAQALSRDAERLRDWDKRADVSPYGSGALAGSTLGLDPEAVAADLGFSASAANSIDGTASRDVFAEFAFVTAMIGIDVSRIAEEIILWTTKEFSFVTLDDAFATGSSIMPQKKNPDIAELARGKSGRLLGNLTGLLATLKALPLAYNRDLQEDKEPVFDSVDTLEVLLPAFTGMIATMVVHGDRMAALAPQGFSLATDVAEWLVRQGVPFRVAHEVAGGSVRYCEERGLTLEELTDAQLAEISPLLTPDVKTVLSVEGSLASRDGRGGTAPKRVAEQLEELVADVAGQRGWAAR; this is encoded by the coding sequence ATGAGCAACCCGGCACCCAAGTCGCAGCTTTGGGGCTCCCGCTTCTCCGGCGGACCGTCGGAGGCGCTGGCCGCCCTGTCGGCGTCGGTGCACTTCGACTGGCGGCTGGCGCGGTACGACCTGGCCGGCTCGCGGGCCCACGCGCGCGTCCTGAACCGCGCCGGCCTGCTCAGCGCCGAGGACCTGGCCGCGATGCTGGCCGGGCTGGACGCGCTGGAGGCCGACGTGGTCTCCGGGGCGTTCGTGGCCACGGTCGCCGACGAGGACTGCCACACCGCGCTGGAGCGCGGCCTGATCGAGAAGCTCGGGGCCGAGCTCGGCGGCCGGCTGCGGGCCGGCCGTTCGCGCAACGACCAGATCGCCACGCTGGGCCGGATGTTCCTGCGCGACCACGCGCGGCAGATCGCCTCCCTGGTGGCCGACCTCGAGCAGGCGCTGATCGACCAGGCGTCGGCGCACATGGACGTGGCCATGCCCGGCCGCACCCACCTGCAGCACGCGCAGCCGGTGCTGTTCGCGCACCACATCCTGGCGCACGCGCAGGCGCTGTCCCGGGACGCCGAGCGGCTGCGGGACTGGGACAAGCGGGCCGACGTCTCGCCGTACGGCTCCGGCGCGCTGGCCGGCTCGACGCTCGGGCTGGACCCCGAGGCCGTCGCGGCCGACCTGGGCTTCTCGGCCAGCGCCGCGAACTCCATCGACGGGACCGCATCGCGCGACGTGTTCGCCGAGTTCGCGTTCGTCACGGCGATGATCGGGATCGACGTCTCCCGGATCGCCGAGGAGATCATCCTGTGGACCACGAAGGAGTTCTCCTTCGTGACCCTGGACGACGCCTTCGCCACCGGCTCCTCGATCATGCCGCAGAAGAAGAACCCGGACATCGCCGAGCTGGCGCGCGGCAAGTCCGGCCGGCTGCTCGGGAACCTGACCGGCCTGCTGGCCACGCTCAAGGCCCTGCCGCTGGCCTACAACCGGGACCTGCAGGAGGACAAGGAGCCGGTGTTCGACTCGGTCGACACGCTGGAGGTGCTGCTGCCGGCGTTCACCGGGATGATCGCGACGATGGTCGTGCACGGCGACCGGATGGCGGCGCTGGCGCCGCAGGGATTCTCGCTGGCGACCGACGTCGCGGAGTGGCTGGTGCGGCAGGGCGTCCCGTTCCGGGTCGCGCACGAGGTCGCGGGCGGCTCGGTGCGGTACTGCGAGGAGCGCGGCCTCACCCTGGAGGAGCTGACCGACGCGCAGCTCGCGGAGATCTCGCCGCTGCTGACGCCCGACGTGAAGACGGTGCTGAGCGTCGAGGGGTCGCTGGCCTCGCGCGACGGCCGGGGCGGCACGGCGCCGAAGCGGGTCGCCGAGCAGCTGGAGGAGCTGGTCGCGGACGTCGCTGGGCAGCGGGGGTGGGCCGCGCGCTGA
- the argB gene encoding acetylglutamate kinase produces MSTVQSIAAGGARRHEALAKAGILTEALPWLSALHGKTVVVKFGGNAMIDEELQAAFAKDIVFLRYAGLRPVVVHGGGPQINAQLDKLGIEHRFAGGLRVTTDETMDVVRMVLTGQVQRDIVGLINTLGPFAVGLSGEDADTLKAVKRHAVVDGESVDIGRVGDVEAVNPGAINALLDDGRIPVVSSIARAADGDGVYNVNADTAAAALAVGLGAEKLVVLTDVEGLFADWPASDEVISLLSADELAELLPTLSSGMVPKMEACLRAVRGGVPRAHVLDGRVPHALLLEVFTDEGIGTMVVPA; encoded by the coding sequence GTGAGCACCGTCCAGTCGATCGCGGCCGGCGGCGCGCGCCGGCACGAGGCCCTGGCCAAGGCCGGCATCCTCACCGAGGCCCTGCCGTGGCTGTCGGCCCTGCACGGCAAGACCGTCGTGGTGAAGTTCGGCGGCAACGCCATGATCGACGAGGAGCTGCAGGCCGCCTTCGCCAAGGACATCGTCTTCCTGCGCTACGCCGGCCTGCGGCCGGTCGTCGTGCACGGCGGCGGCCCGCAGATCAACGCCCAGCTGGACAAGCTCGGCATCGAGCACCGCTTCGCCGGCGGCCTGCGGGTCACCACCGACGAGACCATGGACGTGGTCCGCATGGTGCTCACCGGCCAGGTGCAGCGCGACATCGTCGGCCTGATCAACACCCTGGGCCCGTTCGCCGTCGGCCTGTCCGGGGAGGACGCCGACACGCTGAAGGCGGTGAAGCGGCACGCCGTCGTCGACGGCGAGAGTGTGGACATCGGCCGGGTCGGCGACGTCGAGGCGGTCAACCCCGGCGCCATCAACGCCCTGCTGGACGACGGCCGCATCCCGGTCGTGTCCTCCATCGCCCGCGCCGCCGACGGCGACGGGGTCTACAACGTCAACGCCGACACCGCCGCCGCGGCGCTGGCCGTCGGGCTGGGGGCGGAGAAGCTGGTGGTACTCACCGACGTCGAGGGCCTGTTCGCGGACTGGCCCGCCTCCGACGAGGTGATCAGCCTGCTGTCCGCCGACGAGCTGGCCGAACTGCTGCCGACGCTGTCCTCCGGGATGGTGCCGAAGATGGAGGCCTGCCTGCGGGCCGTGCGCGGCGGAGTGCCGCGGGCCCACGTTTTAGACGGCCGGGTGCCGCACGCGCTGCTACTGGAGGTCTTCACGGACGAGGGGATCGGAACGATGGTGGTGCCGGCATGA
- the argC gene encoding N-acetyl-gamma-glutamyl-phosphate reductase, which yields MTYTAAVAGATGYAGGELLRLLLGHPDFQIGALTAGASAGSRLGEHQPHLAPLADRVVADTTAEALAGHDVVFLALPHGQSAAIAEALGPDTVIVDCGADYRLSDAAAWEKFYGSAHAGTWPYGLPELPGARAALAGAKRVAVPGCFPTVSSLALAPAVAAGLVEPDVVVVAATGTSGAGKSLKPNLLGSEIMGNTAAYNIAGVHRHTPEIAQNLGALAGEPVTVSFTPVLVPMPRGILATCTAKVKPGVGADQLREAYLKAYDDEPFVIVLPEGQLPTTAAVLGSNAVQLQVAVDEAAGRAVVIGAIDNLTKGTAGGALQCANLALGLPEAAGLSTVGIAP from the coding sequence ATGACCTACACGGCAGCGGTGGCCGGGGCGACCGGCTACGCGGGGGGCGAGCTGCTCCGGCTCCTCCTCGGGCACCCCGACTTCCAGATCGGCGCACTCACCGCCGGCGCGAGCGCCGGCTCCCGGCTCGGCGAGCACCAGCCGCACCTGGCGCCGCTGGCCGACCGCGTCGTCGCCGACACCACCGCCGAGGCGCTGGCCGGGCATGACGTCGTCTTCCTCGCGCTGCCGCACGGACAGTCCGCCGCCATCGCCGAGGCGCTGGGACCGGACACCGTGATCGTCGACTGCGGCGCCGACTACCGGCTCTCCGACGCCGCGGCGTGGGAGAAGTTCTACGGCTCCGCGCACGCCGGGACCTGGCCCTACGGCCTGCCCGAGCTGCCCGGAGCGCGCGCCGCGCTCGCCGGCGCCAAGCGCGTCGCCGTGCCCGGCTGCTTCCCGACCGTCTCCTCGCTGGCGCTGGCGCCGGCCGTGGCCGCCGGCCTGGTCGAGCCGGACGTGGTCGTGGTCGCTGCTACTGGGACCTCCGGCGCCGGCAAGTCCCTGAAGCCGAACCTGCTCGGCTCGGAGATCATGGGGAACACCGCCGCGTACAACATCGCCGGCGTGCACCGGCACACGCCGGAGATCGCGCAGAACCTCGGCGCGCTCGCCGGGGAGCCGGTGACGGTGTCCTTCACGCCGGTGCTGGTCCCGATGCCCCGCGGCATCCTGGCCACCTGCACCGCGAAGGTGAAACCGGGCGTCGGCGCCGACCAGCTGCGGGAGGCCTACCTGAAGGCCTACGACGACGAGCCGTTCGTGATCGTGCTGCCCGAGGGGCAGCTGCCGACCACCGCCGCCGTCCTTGGATCGAACGCCGTGCAGCTCCAGGTCGCGGTCGACGAGGCCGCCGGGCGCGCCGTCGTCATCGGCGCCATCGACAACCTCACCAAGGGCACGGCCGGCGGTGCCCTGCAGTGCGCGAACCTCGCACTGGGCCTGCCGGAGGCCGCCGGTCTGAGCACCGTCGGGATCGCACCGTGA
- a CDS encoding acetylornithine transaminase, which yields MNAVVNREPEPVGETELFGDAELFGETALPVVEPGYGEAWTERYGGALMNTFGTPQKVLVRGEGVYVWDADGRRYLDLLAGIAVNALGHAHPLIVQAVTTQLTTLGHISNFFASAPQIVLAERLVELLGRANDTDARVFFCNSGAEANEAAFKAARRTGRTKMVSTEGSFHGRTMGALALTGKAAIREPFEPLPGEVSFVPYGDVAALEAAIDDETAAFIVEPIQGEKGVIAAAPGYLEAAREITARHGALLILDEVQTGIGRTGKWFGHSGTGVVPDLVTLAKGLGGGMPIGACVGLGRAATLLGPGQHGSTYAGNPVACAAGLAVLHAIERDDLLANVRTVGAHLAAGINALNHPAVAGVRGEGLLLAIMLTGPYSADAAKAALDAGFIVNAPAPDAIRLAPPLILTTPQADEFLAALPALLDTALAAATPKDA from the coding sequence ATGAACGCCGTGGTGAATCGGGAACCGGAACCGGTGGGCGAGACCGAGCTGTTCGGGGACGCCGAGCTGTTCGGAGAGACCGCGCTGCCGGTCGTCGAACCCGGATACGGCGAAGCCTGGACCGAGCGGTACGGCGGAGCCCTGATGAACACCTTCGGCACGCCGCAGAAGGTGCTGGTGCGCGGCGAGGGCGTCTACGTCTGGGACGCCGACGGCCGCCGCTACCTGGACCTGCTGGCCGGCATCGCGGTCAACGCGCTCGGACACGCGCACCCGCTGATCGTGCAGGCCGTCACCACGCAGCTGACCACCCTCGGCCACATCTCCAACTTCTTCGCCTCGGCGCCGCAGATCGTGCTGGCCGAGCGGCTCGTGGAGCTGCTGGGCCGGGCCAACGACACCGACGCGCGGGTGTTCTTCTGCAACTCCGGCGCCGAGGCGAACGAGGCCGCGTTCAAGGCCGCGCGCCGCACCGGCCGGACCAAGATGGTCTCCACCGAGGGCTCGTTCCACGGCCGGACCATGGGCGCGCTGGCGCTGACCGGCAAGGCCGCGATCCGCGAGCCGTTCGAGCCGCTGCCGGGCGAGGTGAGCTTCGTGCCCTACGGCGACGTCGCAGCGCTCGAAGCCGCGATCGACGACGAGACCGCGGCGTTCATCGTCGAGCCGATCCAGGGTGAGAAGGGCGTCATCGCCGCCGCCCCCGGCTACCTGGAGGCGGCGCGCGAGATCACCGCCAGGCACGGCGCGCTGCTCATCCTCGACGAGGTCCAGACCGGCATCGGCCGCACCGGCAAGTGGTTCGGGCACAGCGGCACCGGCGTCGTCCCGGACCTGGTCACGCTCGCCAAGGGCCTCGGCGGCGGCATGCCGATCGGCGCGTGCGTGGGCCTGGGCCGGGCCGCGACGCTGCTCGGACCGGGACAGCACGGCTCCACCTACGCCGGCAACCCGGTCGCCTGCGCCGCCGGGCTGGCCGTGCTGCACGCCATCGAGCGCGACGACCTGCTGGCCAACGTCCGCACCGTCGGCGCGCACCTGGCCGCCGGTATCAACGCCCTGAACCACCCGGCGGTGGCCGGGGTGCGCGGCGAGGGGCTGCTGCTGGCGATCATGCTGACCGGCCCGTACTCCGCCGACGCCGCCAAGGCCGCGCTGGACGCCGGCTTCATCGTCAACGCCCCGGCCCCCGACGCCATCCGGCTCGCCCCGCCGCTCATCCTCACCACCCCGCAGGCCGACGAGTTCCTGGCCGCGCTTCCCGCCCTCCTCGACACGGCGCTCGCCGCCGCCACCCCGAAGGACGCCTGA
- the argJ gene encoding bifunctional glutamate N-acetyltransferase/amino-acid acetyltransferase ArgJ produces MSVTSAKGFRAAGIAAGIKASGNPDLALVVNDGPATAAAGVFTSNRVKAAPVVWSEQVLKGGAVKAVVLNSGGANACTGPAGFQDTHKTAEEAAALLDASAAEIAVCSTGLIGVRLPMDALLPGLKTATDALAADGGPAAATAIMTTDTVAKTAEAHGSGYVVGGMAKGAGMLAPGLATMLVVVTTDAVADAAVLDTVLRAATKVTFDRVDSDGCMSTNDTVLLLASGASETVPDLAEFQAAVTSVCADLARQLVGDAEGATKDIAVEVVRAATEDDAVQVAKAVTRSNLFKCAMYGNDPNWGRVLSAVGTTDAAFEPDQLSVAINGVWVCRDGGVGEDRDLVDLTGREVKVTVDLAAGTSGATVWTNDLTPGYVHENSAYSS; encoded by the coding sequence GTGAGCGTCACCTCCGCGAAGGGCTTCCGAGCCGCGGGCATCGCCGCCGGGATCAAGGCCTCCGGAAACCCGGACCTGGCCCTGGTCGTCAACGACGGCCCGGCGACCGCCGCCGCCGGCGTCTTCACCTCCAACCGCGTGAAGGCCGCCCCGGTCGTGTGGTCCGAGCAGGTCCTCAAGGGCGGCGCGGTCAAGGCCGTCGTCCTGAACTCCGGCGGCGCGAACGCCTGCACCGGCCCGGCCGGCTTCCAGGACACGCACAAGACCGCCGAGGAGGCCGCCGCGCTGCTCGACGCCTCGGCCGCCGAGATCGCCGTGTGCTCCACCGGCCTGATCGGCGTCCGGCTCCCGATGGACGCGCTGCTGCCCGGGCTCAAGACCGCGACCGACGCGCTCGCCGCTGACGGCGGGCCGGCCGCCGCGACAGCCATCATGACCACCGACACCGTCGCCAAGACCGCCGAGGCGCATGGCAGCGGCTACGTCGTCGGCGGGATGGCCAAGGGCGCCGGCATGCTCGCGCCGGGGCTGGCCACCATGCTCGTGGTCGTCACCACCGACGCCGTGGCCGACGCCGCCGTGCTCGACACGGTCCTGCGCGCCGCCACGAAGGTCACCTTCGACCGTGTCGACTCCGACGGCTGCATGTCCACCAACGACACGGTCCTGCTGCTTGCCTCCGGTGCCTCCGAGACCGTCCCGGACCTCGCCGAGTTCCAGGCCGCCGTCACCTCCGTGTGCGCGGACCTGGCACGCCAGCTCGTCGGCGACGCCGAGGGCGCCACCAAGGACATCGCCGTCGAGGTCGTGCGGGCCGCCACCGAGGACGACGCGGTCCAGGTCGCCAAGGCCGTCACCCGCAGCAACCTGTTCAAGTGCGCGATGTACGGCAACGACCCGAACTGGGGCCGGGTGCTCTCCGCCGTCGGTACCACCGACGCGGCGTTCGAGCCGGACCAGCTGTCCGTGGCCATCAACGGCGTCTGGGTCTGCCGCGACGGCGGTGTCGGCGAGGACCGCGACCTGGTCGACCTCACCGGCCGCGAGGTCAAGGTCACCGTCGACCTGGCCGCCGGCACCTCCGGCGCGACCGTCTGGACCAACGACCTGACCCCCGGCTACGTCCACGAGAACTCGGCGTACTCCTCGTGA
- a CDS encoding DNA-3-methyladenine glycosylase — protein MPVVPRSFFSRPSEDVAPDLLGCLLVRDSAEGRRVLRITEVEAYAGPLDPASHGYRGKTPRTEVMFGPPGFLYVYFTYGMHYCINFVCSPDGECSAVLIRAGEIVEGADLARTVRVGSSDRDLARGPARLTKALDLGRDDNGRDLCDGGPLTVLARESADFTVATGPRVGVSSAKEIPWRFWIEGDKTVSPYKEHKPKVRSATSS, from the coding sequence ATGCCTGTCGTGCCGCGGTCCTTCTTCTCGCGCCCTTCTGAGGACGTCGCACCGGACCTTCTGGGGTGCCTGCTGGTTCGGGACAGTGCGGAGGGCCGTCGTGTCCTTCGCATTACCGAGGTGGAGGCGTACGCGGGTCCGTTGGACCCTGCTTCGCACGGCTATAGAGGGAAGACTCCGCGGACCGAAGTGATGTTCGGGCCTCCGGGGTTTCTGTACGTCTACTTCACCTACGGCATGCATTACTGCATCAACTTCGTCTGTAGTCCCGATGGGGAGTGCTCGGCGGTTCTCATCCGTGCCGGGGAGATTGTCGAGGGAGCCGATCTGGCGCGGACTGTGCGAGTCGGATCCTCTGACCGCGACTTGGCGCGAGGTCCGGCGCGGCTCACCAAGGCGTTGGACCTGGGCCGGGACGACAACGGCCGCGACCTGTGCGACGGCGGTCCGTTGACGGTCCTCGCGCGGGAATCCGCCGACTTCACTGTCGCGACAGGTCCCCGCGTCGGGGTGTCGTCCGCTAAGGAGATCCCCTGGCGATTCTGGATTGAAGGCGACAAGACGGTCAGCCCCTATAAGGAGCACAAGCCCAAAGTGCGGTCCGCCACGTCGTCCTGA
- the tyrS gene encoding tyrosine--tRNA ligase, producing the protein MTDIVDDLKWHGLLALSTDEDALRKAFADGPVTFYVGFDPTAPSLHFGNLVQMIAARRIQEAGHKPLILVGGSTGLIGDPKPTSERTLNSKETVAEWVGKIREQVSRFVSFEGPNAARVVNNLDWTAPMSAIDFLRDIGKHFRVGKMLSKDAVSTRLNSEAGISYTEFSYQILQGMDYLELYRQYGCVLQTGGSDQWGNITAGVDLIHKAEGASVHALATPLLLKADGTKFGKTESGTVWLSAELMTPYAFYQFFLNSEDAMVVSYLKVFSFRSREEIEELERLTTEKPQMRAAQKALAEEITTLVHGAEATAQVIAASKALFGQGDLAELDEPTLRAALAELPGTKVTELVPVAQLLADTGLVASRGAGRRTINEGGAYVNNRKVEAEDEVPAEADLLHGRWLVLRRGKRTLGSVEVGA; encoded by the coding sequence GTGACCGACATCGTCGATGACCTGAAGTGGCACGGGCTGCTGGCCCTGTCCACGGACGAGGACGCGCTGCGCAAAGCGTTCGCCGACGGGCCGGTCACCTTCTATGTGGGCTTCGACCCCACCGCGCCCTCCCTGCACTTCGGCAACCTGGTCCAGATGATCGCCGCCCGGCGCATCCAGGAGGCCGGGCACAAGCCGCTGATCCTGGTCGGCGGCTCGACCGGACTGATCGGCGACCCCAAGCCGACCTCCGAGCGCACGCTGAACAGCAAGGAGACGGTCGCGGAGTGGGTCGGCAAGATCCGCGAGCAGGTCTCCCGCTTCGTCTCCTTCGAGGGCCCCAACGCCGCGCGCGTGGTGAACAACCTCGACTGGACGGCGCCGATGTCCGCGATCGACTTCCTGCGGGACATCGGCAAGCACTTCCGGGTCGGGAAGATGCTGTCCAAGGACGCCGTGAGTACGCGTCTGAACTCCGAGGCCGGCATCAGCTACACGGAGTTCAGCTACCAGATCCTGCAGGGGATGGACTACCTGGAGCTGTACCGGCAGTACGGCTGCGTTCTGCAGACCGGCGGCAGCGACCAGTGGGGCAACATCACCGCGGGTGTCGACCTGATCCACAAGGCGGAAGGCGCCTCGGTACACGCACTGGCCACCCCGCTGCTCCTTAAGGCGGACGGCACGAAGTTCGGCAAGACAGAGTCCGGCACGGTGTGGCTCTCTGCAGAGCTGATGACGCCGTACGCCTTCTACCAGTTCTTCCTGAACTCCGAAGACGCAATGGTGGTCAGCTACCTGAAGGTGTTCAGCTTCCGGTCCCGCGAGGAGATCGAGGAACTGGAACGGCTGACGACGGAGAAGCCTCAGATGCGCGCCGCACAGAAGGCGCTCGCCGAGGAGATCACGACGCTGGTGCACGGAGCCGAGGCCACCGCCCAGGTGATCGCGGCCTCCAAGGCGCTGTTCGGCCAGGGCGACCTGGCCGAGCTCGACGAGCCGACCTTGCGCGCGGCCCTGGCCGAGCTGCCGGGCACGAAGGTCACCGAGCTGGTCCCGGTCGCGCAGCTGCTGGCCGACACCGGCCTGGTGGCCAGCCGCGGCGCCGGCCGCCGGACGATCAACGAGGGCGGCGCGTACGTGAACAACCGCAAGGTCGAGGCCGAGGACGAAGTGCCGGCCGAGGCGGACCTGCTGCACGGCCGCTGGCTGGTCCTGCGGCGCGGCAAGCGCACCCTCGGCTCGGTCGAGGTCGGGGCCTGA